The following are encoded together in the Candidatus Poribacteria bacterium genome:
- a CDS encoding chorismate pyruvate-lyase family protein, producing MKINLNEHSGNFINTRMKALFVAQDAKPKEIKEINFARLTPFQRGLLVTDGTVTRFIEGYTLVPIEVVLLQQTKQTLSTEHTWLQLPAGEEIISRQVILQTHPRDEPSPIIHVYADSLIVPQRLPQSLLDGLESDKQGLGGLLRCSGLETRRELLWCGTETLTDLPSAVEHLEGKTFISRAYRVFADEVPLMLINEKFPL from the coding sequence ATGAAAATAAACCTCAATGAGCATTCGGGCAATTTCATTAATACGCGTATGAAAGCATTATTTGTTGCACAAGATGCTAAACCCAAAGAAATAAAAGAAATCAACTTCGCACGTCTCACACCCTTCCAACGCGGCTTGCTCGTTACAGACGGAACAGTTACACGATTCATCGAAGGTTACACACTTGTTCCAATAGAAGTCGTGCTGCTACAACAAACAAAACAGACATTATCTACCGAACACACTTGGCTTCAACTACCCGCCGGTGAAGAAATCATTTCACGACAAGTCATTCTTCAAACCCACCCGCGGGACGAACCATCTCCGATAATTCATGTCTATGCAGACTCGCTAATTGTACCACAACGTCTGCCACAGTCGCTTTTGGACGGGTTAGAATCCGACAAACAGGGACTCGGTGGACTTTTACGGTGCAGTGGTTTAGAAACTCGGCGTGAACTGCTCTGGTGTGGGACAGAAACCTTGACCGATCTACCCTCTGCTGTTGAACATCTCGAAGGTAAGACATTTATCAGTCGGGCATATCGGGTGTTCGCGGACGAAGTCCCGCTCATGTTGATTAATGAAAAGTTTCCACTTTGA
- a CDS encoding DUF5916 domain-containing protein: protein MMSHFITDFEFQQCWRKVGILTLLWVCILSVSIRVDAQTERELPRMSAHRTSEEIKVDGVLDESVWQSVEPIRQLYQIQPDQGDPATEQSEIRILYDDKKLYFGFVFFDEMDKIVANDMRRDSSGLRSNDYGFLLLDTYNDRRNAVFFRFTPVGGMEDTAVSNSGGSLNTSWDIVWECRCRINEDNWTVEIAIPFSQLRFEQSDVMNWGLNFGREIARKREIAAWNEAPKTYGGLAKYRTAYFGTLEGLEGISPSRHLELLPYVLPGASYESSMEETDGVFDAGLDLKYGVTPNLTADLTFNTDFAQVEADQEQVNLTRFDLFFPEQRPFFLEGASIFDVGIPRPSFRRPPPLLLFYSRQIGLAEGRAIPILGGGKMTGKIGPYGIGILNVLTNTFEEEEIGIPEQDMFSEPRTNYSVVRVNRDILAGSTVGGILINKQDADAYNRTAGLDFSYRPTREINIEGLWSRTFEADVSGNSNAFFIGGDWRTNLFRLDTSYTDIGEDFNPEVGYIQRRDVRRFRGGGSYTPWPDKFGIREIQIGPEIDLVLTQANELETQEITFETQFEFETGDDIGFEVKNTTENLDVGFNLQGEEIPEGDYNFTSFQVSGRTSSSRMISGQLQVEFGEFYSGTRRGFSIDATARPNAKLSIEPFIEFNRITLPGEEFDANAFGGRVSYSFSTILFTKLFTQWSTDTDVLSANFLVNYIYRPGSDFYLVFDQSYDTRDGGIKRLGWTVVGKLTYWWHP, encoded by the coding sequence ATGATGTCACACTTTATCACTGATTTTGAATTTCAACAATGTTGGAGAAAGGTAGGAATTTTAACACTATTGTGGGTGTGTATTCTATCCGTTTCCATCAGAGTCGATGCGCAGACCGAACGCGAGCTACCGCGCATGTCAGCCCACCGGACTTCTGAGGAAATCAAAGTGGATGGGGTGCTTGACGAATCCGTTTGGCAAAGTGTAGAACCGATCCGGCAGCTATACCAGATCCAACCTGACCAAGGCGATCCCGCCACAGAACAGTCCGAAATACGCATTCTTTACGATGACAAAAAGTTGTACTTTGGATTCGTTTTTTTTGATGAGATGGACAAGATTGTCGCGAACGACATGCGCCGGGACTCCTCCGGCTTGCGTTCCAACGATTACGGTTTTCTGCTGCTGGACACTTACAATGACCGACGGAACGCCGTTTTCTTTCGATTCACCCCAGTGGGTGGGATGGAAGACACAGCGGTCTCCAACAGTGGCGGGAGTCTCAACACAAGTTGGGATATTGTTTGGGAATGCCGTTGTAGAATCAATGAAGACAATTGGACAGTGGAAATCGCAATTCCGTTCAGTCAACTCCGTTTTGAACAAAGCGACGTGATGAATTGGGGATTAAATTTCGGGCGCGAAATCGCACGAAAACGAGAAATTGCAGCATGGAATGAAGCACCCAAAACTTATGGTGGACTGGCAAAATATCGAACCGCCTACTTCGGCACGCTTGAAGGATTAGAGGGAATTTCGCCCTCAAGACATCTGGAATTGCTCCCTTATGTTTTACCCGGCGCGAGTTATGAATCCTCAATGGAGGAAACTGACGGAGTATTTGATGCCGGTTTGGACCTTAAATACGGTGTAACCCCGAATCTAACCGCTGACTTAACTTTTAACACCGATTTTGCACAAGTAGAAGCAGATCAGGAGCAGGTGAACCTCACACGTTTCGACCTCTTTTTCCCAGAACAGCGCCCGTTCTTCTTGGAAGGTGCCAGTATTTTCGATGTCGGGATTCCACGCCCAAGTTTCCGTCGACCGCCTCCACTATTGCTCTTTTATAGCCGTCAGATTGGGCTTGCGGAAGGGCGCGCAATTCCGATTCTCGGTGGTGGAAAAATGACAGGGAAAATCGGACCCTACGGTATAGGAATCCTGAACGTGTTGACAAACACATTTGAAGAGGAAGAAATAGGCATTCCCGAACAAGACATGTTTAGTGAACCGCGCACGAACTACTCAGTGGTGCGAGTGAACCGAGACATCTTAGCAGGGTCAACTGTTGGTGGGATCCTTATCAATAAGCAAGACGCTGATGCATATAACCGTACGGCAGGACTTGACTTTTCTTACCGTCCCACGCGCGAGATTAATATTGAGGGATTATGGTCTCGCACCTTTGAAGCAGATGTCTCTGGAAACAGCAACGCCTTCTTTATTGGGGGCGATTGGCGCACGAATCTGTTTCGACTCGATACCTCATACACAGACATCGGCGAGGATTTCAATCCGGAAGTCGGTTATATTCAACGGAGAGATGTGCGTCGTTTTCGCGGTGGAGGAAGTTATACACCTTGGCCCGACAAATTTGGCATCCGCGAAATTCAGATCGGACCGGAAATCGATCTCGTGCTGACACAAGCAAACGAATTGGAAACTCAGGAGATAACCTTCGAGACCCAATTTGAATTTGAAACCGGAGACGACATCGGGTTTGAAGTCAAGAATACAACCGAAAATTTGGATGTAGGGTTCAATCTTCAAGGGGAGGAAATTCCAGAAGGTGATTACAATTTTACTTCGTTTCAGGTATCAGGTCGGACCAGCAGCAGTCGGATGATTTCTGGACAATTGCAAGTGGAATTCGGTGAGTTTTATAGCGGTACGAGACGAGGCTTTTCAATAGACGCAACCGCTAGACCCAACGCCAAGCTTAGTATAGAACCGTTCATCGAATTTAACCGCATCACGCTACCCGGTGAAGAATTCGATGCCAACGCTTTCGGCGGACGTGTCAGCTACTCCTTCTCAACAATACTTTTCACGAAGCTGTTTACACAATGGAGTACGGATACGGATGTGCTCTCCGCCAATTTTCTGGTGAACTACATCTATCGTCCCGGTAGCGATTTTTACCTCGTCTTCGACCAGAGTTACGATACCCGTGATGGTGGCATCAAACGCCTCGGTTGGACGGTTGTCGGGAAACTTACGTACTGGTGGCATCCTTAG
- a CDS encoding CmcI family methyltransferase, with protein sequence MLDQVLEEVEEQCRAERVPMLGPDKAKLLASCVEEAKPSLIVECGTAIGYSGLWILRVLKTLGTGRLITVEIEDANAQRARANFESAGVADLVDSRIGDAAEVLKTIQEPVDFLFLDNNKDGYYSCFQAIESRLTNPATLVADNVGRAEQMADYLEHVRSQYDSETHWFESRRRPGRRDGMEVSIYRR encoded by the coding sequence ATGTTAGATCAAGTTTTAGAAGAAGTCGAAGAACAGTGTCGCGCAGAACGAGTGCCGATGCTCGGACCCGACAAGGCAAAACTACTCGCGAGTTGTGTTGAAGAGGCAAAACCCTCCCTAATTGTAGAATGCGGAACTGCCATCGGTTATTCTGGACTGTGGATATTACGCGTACTGAAAACTTTAGGCACAGGACGTTTGATAACAGTGGAAATAGAGGATGCCAACGCACAGCGAGCACGCGCAAATTTTGAAAGCGCAGGTGTGGCAGATCTTGTGGATTCCCGTATCGGAGATGCCGCAGAAGTTCTCAAAACCATCCAAGAACCTGTCGATTTTCTGTTTCTTGACAATAACAAAGATGGCTACTATTCCTGTTTCCAAGCCATTGAATCCCGGCTAACGAATCCAGCAACGCTCGTCGCTGACAACGTCGGTAGAGCAGAGCAGATGGCAGATTACTTAGAACATGTTCGCTCACAGTACGATTCCGAAACACACTGGTTTGAGAGTCGGCGGCGACCCGGTAGGCGCGATGGCATGGAGGTTAGCATCTATCGCCGTTGA
- a CDS encoding DUF3500 domain-containing protein: MLHKILITFIVLTASITAALTLNIFDAPTVEAEKTDGIAEISTNPSIVNLATVMKNFRASLSDELLDAASYPLGHKESYSWTNLPPGRDEDRGGIRFGELSIDQLTRFYEVLNVFLSDDGYTKISLITKDAETDLSNINSGFWASNPYHIALFGNPETDGSWGFQLDGHHLALNFLVHGDAVSIVPNLIGTRPAVISGIEVLGDERGKAFALLNSLDVSQREKVTQTGRRGLRVGAGRTTDPFLNYDYSDFVGVGLKASEMNDLQKEKLRDIIKTYVYNLEAEFADLWMADINAGLDDTYFVWIGGMTSNDPIYYRVFNPAVWIEFNNEGGGLDHIHTITRSPNGNDYGIFALNHGPKTLLEHYASADHHKVMLELLDYHIAGPQDADNTEIP; this comes from the coding sequence ATGTTACACAAAATTTTAATCACATTTATTGTACTCACCGCCTCGATTACAGCCGCACTTACACTCAACATTTTCGATGCGCCCACCGTTGAAGCAGAAAAGACAGACGGAATCGCCGAAATCTCTACCAATCCGTCAATTGTAAATTTGGCTACTGTCATGAAGAACTTCCGCGCATCGTTGAGCGACGAACTCCTTGACGCAGCATCTTATCCACTCGGACATAAGGAATCCTATTCTTGGACTAATTTACCGCCAGGTAGGGATGAAGATCGCGGAGGTATCCGTTTCGGTGAGTTGTCTATAGATCAATTGACACGCTTCTATGAAGTTCTAAACGTATTCTTGAGTGACGACGGTTATACCAAAATCTCTCTCATTACAAAAGATGCTGAAACAGATCTCAGCAATATCAATTCCGGTTTCTGGGCATCAAACCCTTACCATATCGCCTTATTTGGAAATCCTGAGACGGACGGTTCATGGGGTTTCCAATTGGATGGACATCATTTGGCACTCAACTTTTTAGTGCACGGTGATGCCGTTTCTATCGTTCCTAACCTCATTGGAACTCGACCGGCAGTTATCAGCGGTATTGAAGTACTTGGGGATGAAAGAGGCAAAGCCTTCGCCTTACTTAATAGCCTTGACGTAAGTCAAAGAGAGAAAGTGACTCAAACAGGTCGTCGCGGACTCCGAGTGGGTGCTGGCAGAACGACAGACCCTTTTCTGAATTACGACTATTCCGATTTTGTAGGAGTAGGTTTGAAGGCATCAGAGATGAATGACCTCCAAAAAGAGAAACTTCGGGATATCATCAAAACCTATGTCTATAATCTTGAAGCCGAGTTTGCCGACCTCTGGATGGCTGATATCAATGCCGGACTTGACGATACCTATTTCGTTTGGATCGGTGGTATGACTTCTAACGATCCGATTTACTACCGCGTTTTTAATCCTGCTGTCTGGATCGAATTCAATAACGAAGGTGGTGGTTTGGACCATATCCATACCATTACCCGATCGCCTAACGGAAATGACTACGGTATTTTCGCTTTGAATCACGGTCCCAAAACGCTCTTGGAACACTATGCTTCCGCCGATCATCACAAAGTAATGCTCGAATTGCTTGATTATCACATCGCTGGTCCGCAAGACGCGGATAATACGGAGATCCCATAA